A genomic window from Nitrospiria bacterium includes:
- a CDS encoding thioredoxin family protein — protein sequence MAKKRLAIGDQAPAFTLPGVDGKTYSLDSFKDKKIIVVMFTCNHCPYVQAYEPRLVDIQRETRDQGVAFVAINANETLNYPEDDFPKMVKRAKEKNYNFPYLRDETQEVADAYGAHFTPEIFLFDQERRLRYTGRIDDHWQDPKKAQSHDLRNAIEALLAHQDIEVPETHAMGCTIKWAK from the coding sequence ATGGCAAAAAAACGATTGGCGATTGGAGATCAGGCTCCAGCGTTTACCCTTCCCGGGGTGGATGGAAAAACCTATTCATTGGATAGTTTTAAGGATAAAAAAATTATTGTGGTCATGTTCACCTGTAACCACTGCCCATACGTCCAAGCCTACGAACCCCGACTCGTTGATATTCAAAGGGAAACCCGGGATCAAGGGGTGGCCTTCGTTGCCATAAACGCCAATGAAACCCTAAATTATCCCGAAGATGATTTTCCTAAAATGGTAAAAAGGGCAAAAGAAAAAAACTATAACTTTCCCTATTTAAGGGACGAAACTCAGGAGGTCGCAGACGCCTATGGGGCTCACTTCACCCCAGAAATATTTCTTTTTGATCAGGAACGACGGCTTCGTTATACCGGTCGGATTGATGATCATTGGCAGGACCCCAAAAAGGCCCAATCCCACGATTTGCGGAACGCCATTGAAGCACTCCTGGCACACCAGGACATAGAAGTTCCTGAAACCCATGCCATGGGCTGTACCATCAAATGGGCAAAATAG